Proteins encoded by one window of Amaranthus tricolor cultivar Red isolate AtriRed21 chromosome 4, ASM2621246v1, whole genome shotgun sequence:
- the LOC130809896 gene encoding vacuolar protein sorting-associated protein 9A-like isoform X1 — MENTEMFTASTVQLTWHDFLERMRQPSAAEFVKAIKSFIVSFLNNPPDPEKDSAAVQQFFSNMEAAFRSHPLWSGCSEEELENAGEGLEKYVMTKLFSRAFAAFPDDVKIDEQLSEKIALVQQFIRPENLDIKPTFQNESSWLLAQKELQKINMTKAPREKLACILNCCKVITNLLHNAAVTANENPPGADEFLPVLIYVTIKANPPQLHLNLQYIQRYRRQSRLVSEAAYYFTNILSAVSFISNIDAQALSMDGIEFERNMDLARAHLSGLDTDFQPIASADNTSNSKPLGNQQSLPLNENDSTRQQQMSLESSAAKSGSQEDPSIKDQPSMTKNMSLSDLEEKGATKILKEDLVDNVFQKFPYVFASVGDLTLRDVEDLLKNYKQLVFKYVCLAKGLGVTPSPSTFSIDNVEGSELNKDVETDEQTHDVANESLDAYTVTSESNPEQENNVNLAGEVLASPKEGSEDSTEAVTAPTKEPLEDVQ; from the exons ATGGAGAACACTGAGATGTTCACCGCGTCAACGGTGCAACTTACATGGCATGATTTTCTTGAGCGGATGCGTCAACCCTCTGCCGCTGAATTTGTAAAAGCAATTAAAAG TTTCATTGTCTCCTTCTTGAATAATCCTCCTGATCCAGAAAAGGATAGTGCCGCTGTACAACAATTCTTTTCCAACATGGAAGCAGCTTTTAGATCCCACCCTCTTTGGAGTGGTTGTTCTGAAGAAGAGCTCGAAAATGCTGGTGAG GGACTAGAGAAGTACGTCATGACAAAGCTATTTTCTCGTGCTTTTGCTGCATTTCCTGATGATGTAAAGATTGATGAGCAGCTTTCTGAAAAGATTGCTTTAGTTCAACAATTCATTAGGCCAGAAAATTTGGATATCAAGCCAACCTTTCAAAATGAGTCATCATGGCTG CTGGCGCAAAAAGAGCTGCAAAAGATTAATATGACCAAGGCACCTAGGGAAAAGCTCGCATGCATTCTTAACTGTTGCAAGGTGATTACTAATTTGCTACATAATGCGGCTGTCACTGCAAATGAGAATCCCCCAGGAGCAGACGAATTCCTTCCAGTGCTTATTTATGTCACTATAAAG GCAAACCCTCCTCAGCTTCATTTGAATTTGCAATATATTCAGCGGTACAGACGTCAGTCTAGATTGGTTTCAGAAGCAGCCTACTACTTCACTAACATTCTCTCTGCTGTATCCTTCATCTCAAACATTGATGCACAAGCTCTTTCAATGGATGGAATTGAATTCGAAAGGAATATGGATTTGGCTCGAGCACATCTATCTGGTCTGGATACTGATTTTCAACCAATTGCAAGTGCTGACAATACTTCTAACTCCAAACCCCTGGGAAATCAACAAAGTCTGCCTTTGAACGAAAATGACTCCACAAGACAACAACAAATGTCCTTAGAGTCTTCTGCAGCAAAATCTGGAAGCCAGGAGGATCCTTCAATTAAGGATCAGCCATCAATGACAAAAAATATGTCCCTATCCGATTTAGAGGAGAAAGgtgcaacaaagattttgaaAGAGGACCTAGTTGACAATGTTTTCCAGAAGTTTCCATATGTATTTGCTAGTGTTGGAGATCTAACATTGCGTGATGTTGAAGACTTACTGAAGAACTACAAACAGCTTGTATTCAAGTATGTTTGCCTTGCCAAAGGATTGGGAGTTACACCATCACCTTCAACCTTTTCTATTGATAATGTGGAAGGATCTGAACTAAATAAAGATGTAGAAACTGATGAACAAACACATGATGTAGCTAATGAATCTCTAGATGCGTATACCGTAACATCTGAATCTAATCCAGAACAAGAGAACAATGTTAATTTGGCAGGTGAAGTCTTGGCTTCACCTAAGGAAGGCTCGGAAGACAGCACTGAAGCAGTGACAGCACCAACCAAAGAACCACTTGAAGACGTACAGTGA
- the LOC130809896 gene encoding vacuolar protein sorting-associated protein 9A-like isoform X2, translating to MEAAFRSHPLWSGCSEEELENAGEGLEKYVMTKLFSRAFAAFPDDVKIDEQLSEKIALVQQFIRPENLDIKPTFQNESSWLLAQKELQKINMTKAPREKLACILNCCKVITNLLHNAAVTANENPPGADEFLPVLIYVTIKANPPQLHLNLQYIQRYRRQSRLVSEAAYYFTNILSAVSFISNIDAQALSMDGIEFERNMDLARAHLSGLDTDFQPIASADNTSNSKPLGNQQSLPLNENDSTRQQQMSLESSAAKSGSQEDPSIKDQPSMTKNMSLSDLEEKGATKILKEDLVDNVFQKFPYVFASVGDLTLRDVEDLLKNYKQLVFKYVCLAKGLGVTPSPSTFSIDNVEGSELNKDVETDEQTHDVANESLDAYTVTSESNPEQENNVNLAGEVLASPKEGSEDSTEAVTAPTKEPLEDVQ from the exons ATGGAAGCAGCTTTTAGATCCCACCCTCTTTGGAGTGGTTGTTCTGAAGAAGAGCTCGAAAATGCTGGTGAG GGACTAGAGAAGTACGTCATGACAAAGCTATTTTCTCGTGCTTTTGCTGCATTTCCTGATGATGTAAAGATTGATGAGCAGCTTTCTGAAAAGATTGCTTTAGTTCAACAATTCATTAGGCCAGAAAATTTGGATATCAAGCCAACCTTTCAAAATGAGTCATCATGGCTG CTGGCGCAAAAAGAGCTGCAAAAGATTAATATGACCAAGGCACCTAGGGAAAAGCTCGCATGCATTCTTAACTGTTGCAAGGTGATTACTAATTTGCTACATAATGCGGCTGTCACTGCAAATGAGAATCCCCCAGGAGCAGACGAATTCCTTCCAGTGCTTATTTATGTCACTATAAAG GCAAACCCTCCTCAGCTTCATTTGAATTTGCAATATATTCAGCGGTACAGACGTCAGTCTAGATTGGTTTCAGAAGCAGCCTACTACTTCACTAACATTCTCTCTGCTGTATCCTTCATCTCAAACATTGATGCACAAGCTCTTTCAATGGATGGAATTGAATTCGAAAGGAATATGGATTTGGCTCGAGCACATCTATCTGGTCTGGATACTGATTTTCAACCAATTGCAAGTGCTGACAATACTTCTAACTCCAAACCCCTGGGAAATCAACAAAGTCTGCCTTTGAACGAAAATGACTCCACAAGACAACAACAAATGTCCTTAGAGTCTTCTGCAGCAAAATCTGGAAGCCAGGAGGATCCTTCAATTAAGGATCAGCCATCAATGACAAAAAATATGTCCCTATCCGATTTAGAGGAGAAAGgtgcaacaaagattttgaaAGAGGACCTAGTTGACAATGTTTTCCAGAAGTTTCCATATGTATTTGCTAGTGTTGGAGATCTAACATTGCGTGATGTTGAAGACTTACTGAAGAACTACAAACAGCTTGTATTCAAGTATGTTTGCCTTGCCAAAGGATTGGGAGTTACACCATCACCTTCAACCTTTTCTATTGATAATGTGGAAGGATCTGAACTAAATAAAGATGTAGAAACTGATGAACAAACACATGATGTAGCTAATGAATCTCTAGATGCGTATACCGTAACATCTGAATCTAATCCAGAACAAGAGAACAATGTTAATTTGGCAGGTGAAGTCTTGGCTTCACCTAAGGAAGGCTCGGAAGACAGCACTGAAGCAGTGACAGCACCAACCAAAGAACCACTTGAAGACGTACAGTGA